Proteins found in one Luteimonas chenhongjianii genomic segment:
- a CDS encoding GNAT family N-acetyltransferase, translating to MTDIRIASRSDTVLLPDLCELLKDAVEGGASVGFMAPLTAEAADAYWRDVLASIGQSLMVWVAVENGRAVGSVQLALCQRGNGRHRGEVQKLLVLGAHRRRGIAQRLMGELEASARAAGRSLLVLDTQKGSAAETLYQTAGWSRAGEIPDFALAPFGGLQATSLYFKQLTA from the coding sequence CCGCAGCGACACAGTGCTGCTCCCTGACCTGTGTGAACTCCTCAAGGACGCCGTCGAGGGCGGCGCCTCGGTCGGGTTCATGGCACCGCTCACCGCAGAGGCGGCAGATGCGTATTGGCGCGATGTGCTGGCCTCCATCGGGCAGTCCCTGATGGTCTGGGTTGCCGTCGAGAACGGACGCGCGGTCGGCTCCGTGCAGTTGGCACTTTGCCAGCGCGGAAACGGGCGCCACCGGGGCGAGGTGCAGAAGCTGCTGGTGCTTGGCGCGCATCGTCGAAGAGGCATCGCACAGCGGCTGATGGGCGAACTGGAGGCATCCGCCCGCGCCGCAGGGCGGAGCCTGCTGGTGCTGGACACGCAGAAGGGATCCGCGGCGGAAACGCTTTACCAGACCGCGGGCTGGTCCAGGGCGGGTGAGATCCCGGACTTCGCCCTGGCGCCCTTCGGTGGGCTGCAAGCGACGTCCCTGTACTTCAAACAGCTCACGGCCTGA